The Streptosporangium album genome segment GCCCCAGCCGTTGTTCCACTCCATCTCCCGGTTGGTGCCGGTGATGGTGATGACGTCGCCGCGCTGGACCTGGTCGTAGAACCACTTGGCCTGGTCGGGGCGGGAGTTGACGCAGCCGTGGCTGACGTTCTGGCGGCCTTGGGCCCATACGTTGTTGAGCGCGTGGACGTATTCGCCGCTGTTGGAGAAGCGTACCGCGTGGTTGATCATCAGGTCGTAGTAGCCCGGGTCGCCTTTCTTGCGTCCCGGGGAGATCATCCGTTCGGGGTTGGCCTTGCCCATGGCCAGGTGCACGCCGCTGGTGGTGGTGTATTCGCGGGTGCTGGCGTTGCCTGCGCTGATCAGCATGGTCTGCACGGTCTTGCCGTCCCGCTTGACGATCATCTTGTGCTTGCGGGTGTCGACGGTGGCGATCTGGGCGGCGCCGATCTGGATGCTCTTGGTGAAGTCCTCGACCCCGTAGGTGTCCTTGCCGCTCTGCACGCCGGTGAGGTGGGCGGTGAAGGTCACCTTCTGGTGGGGCTGCCAGAACTTGGCGGTCCGGTAGATCACCGTGGTGTCGTTGATCCATCGCCATGCGCCCTGGGAGGGTTTTTCCGACTCCACCTCCAGTGCCTGCTCCACGGCGGCTTTGGCGGTGACGGGCTGGTTGAAGGTGACGATGATCGGCGCCCCCACGCCGACCTTCTCCCCCTTCAGCGCCGGGGTGACGTCGGCCACCTTGAACTCGATCTCCGGCTTGAGCGTGGTGAAGGAGCTGCTGGCGGTCGTGCCGCCTACCGCCCGTGCCGAGACGGTGTATTCGCTGGAGGGCTTCAGTGGGGTCTTCGACACCCATTTGGTGCGGTTCTTGTCGAAGGCGCCGGTCAGCGGTTTGCCGCCGCTCTCCACGGTGACCTGCTCCAGTGGGCCGCCTGCCGCGGTGACGACGACCTTCTTGTCCGGGCGCACGAGTGCACCGCCTTCGGCGGGGCTGATCTTTATGACCGGCGCGGCCGGTGTGTTCTGGGCGCCGGCGCTCGCGTCGCCGGCGGGACCTGTCGCGGCGGCTCCGCCGGAACAGGAGGTGGCCAGTACGGCGGCCGCGGCCACCGCCAGTCCCGCCAGTGGCGTCCTCATGCCTGGGCCCTTCACGTTCAGCACAGCTCTCTCCCCCACTACGGCAAACCGCCTTTAAAACCCTAATAGGAGACGTGTATGGAGTGCGTATAGTTCAGGAGACTTCGGTCACATTTAGGTCACTTCTCGGGGTTAATAACATGCCGACCGAGAGTGGGGGAAGCAGGGAGGACCGGCTCGGCGCACACGGCGCGCCCGTCCCCAACGGAAGGCTCAGGTGATGACCACAGCGCGACCTGTCGGCGACACCGAATCCGGCGGGGCTGTCGGCTTTGGTGGCCTCGGCGGCGCCGCGCAGGCGCCGGACGAGGTGCTGCGGCTGCGCGGCCGGCGGGCGGTGGAGGTGGGATTGCGATTTTTCCACGAGGAGCTGCGAGACTTCCCCGTACCGCCACCTGCAGGTCCCGTTGGGCGGCCGCGCCGGGGGCGAACACCCCGTCGGCCCCGGCGTCGGCGTAGGTCTTGATCCGCCGTACAGCCGTGGCCGGGGCGTCGGGCTCGCCCAGCCAGAACGGGTCGGTGCGCGCGTTGGCGAACAGCCCCGGCACCCGGTTTTTGATCATGCCGATCAGCGCTGTCTGCTCGGCCGTGTCCGCCAGCCGGGGTCCCGGTAGTACCGGCGAGAAATCCAACGGATATGCAGGTCAGAGCTTCCTTAAGAACCTTCGGGCACAGCCTGGCTGGAAGGTGGGCCGCTGACCTGCATATCCGTTGTTTCCTGCGTCGTTGCTACTGGGACCCCGCCCTGTGCGCGGTCAGCCGACGGCGTACGCGCGTGTGATCGTCTGCGTGACGCGGTCACCGGCGGCATCCGTCGCCGTGGCGCGCAGCGAGACGAATCCCGGCGTGCCGGGGTTCGCGAGCAGTGCCGTCCACCCCGACGGGGCGGGAAGCACGGGGACCGGACGCCAGGTCGCGCCGTCGTCGGAGGAGACCTCCAGCTTGACGGATTTCACCGTGGCCTTGGGCGCTCCGGGGTTCCGCTCGATCCAGATGGGCAACTGGGTCAGGGACCCCGGCTTGGCCCGGTTGGAGTCGTCGAGGCCGGCCGGTGTGTAGCGCACCGCCATCAGGGGCAGCGGTTGCGGCTTGGCCGTACTGGCCGAACGGAAGGTCCAGACCGCGTCCACCGCGGTGGACAGTGCCGTGTGCGGCCCCTGTCTGCGTGCCGCGGCGGTGAGCGTGTAGGTGGCGGCGTCCGCCGGGAGTTCCGCCGTCAGACAGGTGTTCAGCTGCCAGGTCTCGCAGTCGGCCAGGTCGGCTCTGGCGATCACCTCGCCGCTCTTCGCGAGGGTGACGGTACCGGTGACGGAGGCGTCGGTGCCGGTCCGCCCGGCCACACCGTCGGAGAAGAACCGCCCGGTGGAGAAGCCCAGCTCGTTTCCGGTACGGGCGCCGCCGGAGGTGGCGAACGCCGGTCCGGCCACGGCGGCGTTCCACACCTCACGGTGAGCCC includes the following:
- a CDS encoding L,D-transpeptidase, with product MRTPLAGLAVAAAAVLATSCSGGAAATGPAGDASAGAQNTPAAPVIKISPAEGGALVRPDKKVVVTAAGGPLEQVTVESGGKPLTGAFDKNRTKWVSKTPLKPSSEYTVSARAVGGTTASSSFTTLKPEIEFKVADVTPALKGEKVGVGAPIIVTFNQPVTAKAAVEQALEVESEKPSQGAWRWINDTTVIYRTAKFWQPHQKVTFTAHLTGVQSGKDTYGVEDFTKSIQIGAAQIATVDTRKHKMIVKRDGKTVQTMLISAGNASTREYTTTSGVHLAMGKANPERMISPGRKKGDPGYYDLMINHAVRFSNSGEYVHALNNVWAQGRQNVSHGCVNSRPDQAKWFYDQVQRGDVITITGTNREMEWNNGWGFWQMSFKQWEKGSALA
- a CDS encoding isocitrate lyase/phosphoenolpyruvate mutase family protein, whose translation is MDFSPVLPGPRLADTAEQTALIGMIKNRVPGLFANARTDPFWLGEPDAPATAVRRIKTYADAGADGVFAPGAAAQRDLQVAVRGSLAAPRGKIAIPPPPPAGRAAAAPRPAPARRRRGHQSRQPRRIRCRRQVALWSSPEPSVGDGRAVCAEPVLPASPTLGRHVINPEK